The nucleotide window AATACGAGTGAATCTGGTATCTTCCCAATCAATTTCAATAATGTGGCAGTCATCAAGCTGTAAGAAATCACCAGTCCAAAGCTTTCCATCAATTTCTACGATCATCCTAGTCTCAGGAAAAACCTCTTTGTTACGATACTTTTTTAGTAAATAATCATACATTTGTAATTGCGCTAAACAGTTATCCATGTGTGTCAACTCCTTATAAAAATAGTATAGCATATTGTGATTATATGAACAAACTTTTGCAGATAAATGAATAGTTGGAACTGTAACTTTTTAACTAGTTATACAAAAGTCCTAATAAGAATGCTGTAAATAGTGAAAATAAAGCTTAGATGGTATACTAAATATAAGATGAATCGGGAGGGAGACACATGTACAAACAAATAAAATTAAAAGCAGTAGATGGCTTGGATTTACATATACATATTTGGGATGAGGTCGAAAATCCAGTCGGGATAGTTCAAATTGTTCATGGAATGGCAGAGCATGGTGCTAGATACCGTCATTTTGCTGAGCGCCTAAACCAAGCAGGATTTATAGTCATAGCTGATGATCATCGCGGTTTTGGTAAATCCGCTAGCGATGAGGCATACTTAGGTCACTTAGATGAAAATACAGGTTTTAAAGATATGCTTCAAGATGAAGTGATGGTGAAAGACTATTTAAAGAGAACATACCCTGGATTGCCATATTTCCTTTTTGCTCATAGTATGGGAAGCTTCCTCGTTAGAACTTTTATGACGAAATATGAAGCAGATGGCGTAATGCTTTCTGGTAGCGGTTTGCAACCAGAACCTTTGTTAAAAATGGGACAACTCATTACAGCACAGCGAGTAAAGAAGGATGCTATGAAAAGAAGTGGATTTCTTAATAAGTTAGCATTTTGGGGATATAATAAACCATTTAACGAAAATCA belongs to Listeria ivanovii subsp. ivanovii and includes:
- a CDS encoding alpha/beta hydrolase; this encodes MYKQIKLKAVDGLDLHIHIWDEVENPVGIVQIVHGMAEHGARYRHFAERLNQAGFIVIADDHRGFGKSASDEAYLGHLDENTGFKDMLQDEVMVKDYLKRTYPGLPYFLFAHSMGSFLVRTFMTKYEADGVMLSGSGLQPEPLLKMGQLITAQRVKKDAMKRSGFLNKLAFWGYNKPFNENHRFSWLTRDPAVYQAYEEDPFCGPVVGTTGFFHNLFEAVKVSQQMETYQSVPKKLPILLLSGSDDPVGHFGKDTPKIALALEKAGVEDVTYKIYEHARHELVNELCKETVFQDVIMWMNAQIKRLEQRSI